Within the Musa acuminata AAA Group cultivar baxijiao chromosome BXJ2-9, Cavendish_Baxijiao_AAA, whole genome shotgun sequence genome, the region GAGGTTGCGGTAAGTTATCTATATAGAAGACCTTGTGTTTGCAGCTCTTTTAATTGAATGGACTATGTTATATTTGGGAGAGCATATTTCGAAGTAATTGGTCTTTATCTTTTGTTAATCTTACGTTGATTATAATGTTTGTTTGAGCAGGACTCCAAAGCACAAGTGACTGCAATTCACTTAATTATAGGAACTCTTCAGCGGATGAATGTCTTTGGGGTTGAGAACAGAGACACACTAACACATAAGGCCACAGGGGTAAGCTTTCTCATCGTCATGAGTGTCTGTCTGCTACAAACCTTTGTGTGACTTGTTATGGAGTGAAGTTGTTAACCTGGCAAATGTTTTCCCTCTTGTGCAGTATTCTGCCAAACTTTTGAAGAAGCCTGATCAGTGCAGAGCTGTTTATGCATGTTCACATCTATTCTGGGTTGATGAGCAAGATGGCATTAAAGATGGAGAAAGGtacatattatttcttttgaCCCATATATTTCTGTTGACTCCTAGCAGTTTGTTGTGGGGTATTGGACTCCACAATGTGGTAGTCAGTCTACTCTGTTGCCAAACTGTAGGTCCTCCTACTTGTTCCAGTACCTTAAATGCATTATGCCTTTACGGAAGCTATAGCTGTGCATTTCCCACCGGTGTTGGTCTTGAATGTTTTAGCCATGAGTTAGGTCAAGTAGATTGATTCTAGTTGGTGTAGGTTGAGCCTTAATGTTTTCTGGGCCTTTGAGATTTTCAGGAACTTCAATTGAATAATTTTGGATCAAATCAGTCTATCtgccttttttttaataataattttaggtATTTGCAAACAAGTTTCATCCATATTTTTGATATGTTTAATTGAGTATATTTGGGTTGATTTGCAATTATTATTCTCTTAGTGAACTTAGAACAAGTTGGTCAtggtcatcttcttcttcctctatcAAGTATTtcctcctatttctaaccaaccTCTTTCTTCCATGGTTACCACCTTTGTTTTGTTCTCTGCGCTTGTAGCCATATTTCTAATATTATAGAGAAATCAATTATGACTCATCTATCTCTATGGGCCACAGGGCCTACATAAGCATCCAAGTGTTTTCGCAAGTATATTGTGTGTGCATGAGTTCATATTCATGTGTCTGTGCATGTCCTATTCATTCTTAACTAATCAGTCTTATCTTTATGAGGAAAAATAGTTCCAAAACCGACGAGCCTATGCATCTTACAAAAATAATATTACTAAGAACCAGggacaaaaataatattttaatcctcTTGCACTGATTTGTTCCAGGGTCCTCCTTTGCTTAAAGCGAGCCTTGAGAATTGCGAATGCTGCCCAACAAATGGCCAATGTGACAAGGGGCAGCAGTGGACCAGTCGTACTGTTCATCGAAATACTGAACAAGTAACATTGTCAAAGCAAATATCTAATCTAAGAATTAAATGATTGCtttgcttattttatttttttccttgcaGGTACTTGTACTTCTTTGAGAAAGGGAACCCCCAGGTTACAAGTTCTGTGCTTCAAGGTTTGATTGAACTCATCAAAACTGAGATGCAAACTGATGGCTCATCAGATCCATCAGCTGATGCGTTCTTCGCCAGCACTCTGCGTTATATCCAGTTCCAGAAGCAGAAAGGTGGCGCTTTGGGCGAAAAATATGATCCCATCAAAATTTGATGGCAGTGCATTCTCTGTGACAGCCTAGTCAGGAGTGCTATGTAACCCCaaattttcattttaattgtCAAGGTGGTAAATAGAGCATTGTATATGCGCCATAGTTTGTGCCGTTTTAATCTCATGCATTCTTTGGTGGCCTCACTCGTGTATGCTTTTCATTTTCTATTATTTGTCAGTGTTGGATGATCGACGAAGTTTCCTACATGTCCACTTAGAAGTTTTGGATGGAGTTGTGGTTAGACAACATTGGCGTATGTAATAATGTAATGTCTATTCCTTAGATTTTGAATTAAAATTCGGATTTTTATTGTCTATCGAAGAAGGCGTCTGTGTTCATTATTTTTTGCATGCCACTGTCCAATTTGACATTACCGAAATGATTCGATAGGAGATGAGAGATCTACTTGCTCATGGAATTTCTTCCGACCTTTTTCTTGCTGTGATTGCACGTATGGAATTAGCTATATTTGCTCCACGAAATGCTCGACGTCATTTCTCGAATCCCCAAATGCTGTGATTTGTTGTCGTCTTTGCAAGCACCCAAACTCCTAAGTCAACAACCCACCTTCCTTTATATCCACATTTATTCCCACCTTCATTGTACCGTCACTCACTTCCCCTGTATCACCCACATGtctcccttcttcttcctcctcctctcgttCGAGCTGGCCTGCAGCTACCGCCATCCCCACGACCCCCTCACCCCTTCCGAGATCTCCATTGTCAGCAGCGTTATCAAGACCTCCCATTTTGGCTCGTCCAAATCGCTTTCCTTCCACTATGTCGGCCTGGACGAGCCCGACAAGCCCGACCTGCTTGAGTGGTCGTTGTGCCACCGCCGAAGCAAGGAGAAGGCACTGCCGCCACGGCGAGCGTTCGTGATCGCCCGGTCCGAGGGGAAGACCCACGAGATATACGTGGACATTGCCAGTCGCTCCGTCGTCTCCGACGAGGTCTACGAGGGATTCGGGTACCCCATGCTCACCTTCGAGGAGGAAGAGGCGGCCTCCGCCCTGCCCTTCAGCTACCCGCCGTTCGTGGCGTCGGTCGCGAAAAGGGGACTGGCGCTGGAGGACGTGCTGTGCACGCCCTTGTCGGTGGGGTGGTTCGGGGAAGCGGAGCAGGGGAGGCGGCGGGTGAAGATAGCGTGCTACCTCACGGGGGACACGGTCAACTTCTACGCGCGGCCATTGGAGGGGGTGACGGTGGTGGTGGACTTGGACGCCCTGGCGATCGTGGAGTACGAGGACCGGGTGGTGGTGCCGGTGCCGGAGTCGGCAGGGACGGACTACCGAGCCGCAAATCAGAGGCCGCCGTTCGGGCCGCAGACGAAGCCCGGCGCCGTCGTCCAGCCGGAAGGGAAGGGGTTCGAAGTAGATGGCCACATGATCAGGTCCGAATCCACTGAGCTCACCCGCTCTCCCTTCCTTTTGTCTTCTCTGTCCTCCAtgtttgctctctgtgctttgcATGTAATTAAACTTGCATTGACTCGGTCAACAATGTCGGCATCAACAATTCGCCAATAGGTTAAGATGCAGATCGCCATAAGTACACCTTCCGCATTAACTTCTGTACGTTAATGCACACTGACAACATCAAGAGCAGATCATGGCGCGACTTACCAAGTTGGTACGTATCTGCAGGTGGGCAAACTGGGAATTCCACTTGGGCTTCGACGTCCGAGCCGGGACAGTCATCTCCGTGGCTTCCGTGAAGGACTCCGAGGTGGGAACGCCGCGGCGAGTGCTCCACAGGGGCTTCGTGTCCGAGCTCTTCATACCGTACATGGATCCGTCGGAGGAGTGGTACTACAAGACCTTCTTCGACGCCGGCGAGAACGGCTTCGGGCTCTCGGCGGTCCCTCTGGAGCCCAACGCCGACTGCCCGGCCAACGCCGCGTTCATGGACGCCCACTTCGCCGGCCGAGACGGGGCGCCGGTCCGGATCCCGAACGCCCTCTGCGTCTTCGAGCGCTACGCGGGCGACGCCTCGTGGCGGCACACCGAGTTCGGGTTTCCCGGCCAAGTGGTGAGTTCATCTACGTCCGAGAACCATCTCAGGATCGATGCTTGCATACGAATGGAGTATTACTGTGTGCGTTGCTGCAGATAACGGAGGTGAGGCCGGACGTGAGCTTGGTGGTGCGAATGGTGTCCGCGGTCGGCAACTACGACTACGTGATAGACTGGGAATTCAAGACCAGCGGCTCCATCAAAATAGGGGTATGAGAAAGAAGACATGAGAATAGAATCATACAACGCTAATCAGATGTGCCAGTGAATGTGTGTTGACCGGATGCCACTGTGTCACCAGACGCCTGCCTTAGTGGCGTTGACTACTTTTCGACATCATAGATTCTTCTACCTCTGACTTGGTCTCGACTTCACGTTGATGCATGCAGGTGTCACTGACAGGAATCCTGGAAGTCAAAGGCACGCGCTACACCCACGCAGACCAAATCGCCGGCGACGAGCACGGCACGCTGCTGGCTAGAAACACCATCGGCGTCTACCACGATCATTTCGTCACCTTCCACCTGGACCTCGACGTCGATGGACCCGCCAACTCCTTCGTCAGGTCCAAGCTTAAGACCGTGAGGGTGACCGATGGCAGCTCGCGGAGGAGGAGCTACTGGACGGTGGCGAAGGAGACGGCCAAGACAGAGGCCGACGCCCGAGTGGAGCTCGGCGACGAGCCGGGCGAGCTGCTGGTGGTGAACCCGAGCAAGAGGACGAGGATGGGGAACCTCGTCGGGTACCGGGTGATCAGCCACGGCGCGACGGCGGCCTCTCTGCTCTCCGACGATGACTACCCTCAGATCCGGGCGAGCTACAGCAAGAATCAGGTGTGGGTGACGGCTTACAACAAGTCGGAGAAGTGGGCGGCGGGGCTTTACACGGACGAGAGCAGGGGAGACGACAACTTGGCTGCATGGAGTCGGAGGTACGTGACCTGTTGCCAGAAAGCCACGAACATACGAGTTGCGTTTGGTCTCGTGATGGAGCCATGGCTGATACGATGGCGTGCTGCATGCAGGAATGCAGGGATCGAAGACACAGACATCGTGCTGTGGTACACTGCGGGCTTCCATCACGTTCCCTGTCAAGAAGACTTCCCGTTGATGCCACTGTTGAGCGGTGGCTTCGAGCTTCGTCCAGCCAACTTCTTCGAGAGCAATCCATTGATCAAGACTCGGCCTAATGGGCCGGTGCATCTGCCCAATTGTTCCAGGAATCCCTAGAAGGATGAAGAGTGTCACGTACGAGCTGTCTCAAAAATTAAGATTTCATCTGATACAGTGAACCGAAGGCTGTAATTGATCCTTTTGGGTCTAATTTTGTGCCAtgaaagttcttcttcttctccgttAAGATGGAAGTCCGCCGGCAAGTGGATCTCAAATTGTATGCTTGTTTTTAGTCACTTCTTCTTTGGCCATAGTTTCGGATCCACCAAATTTGGATCTGAAAACTATATCATGATGATGTCTGATGAGGATAGCAGGATCAGAACGTtggtcgaggcgcattaacgtcTGCTCAGGCTCGGTTTTTCACGTCATGCCAACACCAATATCATACGTTACCAGGCTGTCCCCTGCAAGCAGACACATCAAGAAACAGtaaacttccctataaataccctcgcattctgaacAGGAGGGAGGAAGACATAAAAAAAAACTTCTTCATTTGAATCCCCCTTTACATTaactaatttgatcgtcggaggggtcgggtcgagcttcccgacccgacttGTATGTAGGAACGAAGACGGAGCACCTCCCACTACGCGTCCAGGAGAGGAGCCCCCCCCTCCTCAGAGGAAACGACGACCCCATTTCAATCGAACCACCGCACTCAACCACTTCGACGAACTCGAATGCCGTCTCGGGAAGATCCCCCGTTATCCGAACCCAAACCAAGCcgcgttggccccgaggccacgactcatGTTGTTCCCGCAACAAtgtccaataattataaaatgATTATTAGTATCATGAAAGAATGAGTATATGTACCATCAAATCATCAACGGGGTGTGAAATCGTACATCGGATTTAGGTGACATTGCTAAGCGGCCAACTTCGTGGAGACATAAACGCCAATATTCATGCAACGCTTCACGGATGAGGAGGAGGTCATTGCTTTCATCACCTGCTGTTGCTATTATTAAGATCATCGAGCACAGGCAAGCGTGAATCTTGCAATGTGCTTAGCAATCCTTTGTTGCTCATTTGTTGCTctttcaaataattcataaatgATTAATTTAAACTATTATTATATGTCTTCCAACTCATAAACCCTCAGTAATATAAGATTAATCGTTTCACTATCTCCACATGAACTTGTCCATTCGACAGACGTCTTGTCGTTTCGCATCCACTCTGTCTGGGGAAACGACGTGTGGAATCATCGCGAAGCTGTacagccatatatatatatatatatatatattcttgtttGACTTGTATTGACTCGATTTTCCATATCAAATTCCATAATTGAAGGCGTGATTTCAGTATGACACGAGAATCGGTGTTTTgaaatgaaaaatagaaaaaggaaaaaacggAGGAAGGTTCTGGATTCTCATGACCTTGTTAAAGTAAATTTATGGtaattatactattttttatagatttgctttagaataataataataataataataaagccaTGAGGGTGGGAGGCTTCATAAAACGCACCGCTGCTGTTCCACCGACGTAGACCAACAGCCGAAAGGGTGGAGTGTCCTCTGTGCCCTGTTTGCTCCTTCGGCGACCTGCTCTCGACTCCTCTGTCCGGTGCGGCCATGGAGAAGGTGTTGGCGATGGCAACGGGGTTGGTGGCGTTGCTTCTCGTCGCCGGTGCCGGGCCGGCGGAGGGTGCAGTTTACAAGGTGGGGGATTCCGCGGGGTGGACCATCATAGGGAGCCCCAACTACACTGCCTGGGCCGCGTCCAAGACCTTCCATATGGGAGACACCATCggtacctcttcttcttcttcttcccatgtAGCCAGTCTTCTGttgtttttcttcttcctctgttcttgagttttccttttaccttttattttttgGGGAAGCTTTTTAGTTCCTTTTTTCTGTGGTTTATGTTTAGCCATGATGGTCCGGTAGCCTTGCAGAGTTCTCGGTctcttattttcttcttcttttgtgtggATTTATTGATCTCTTCTTtggatttactttttttttctcctttctttctcTGTGTAACCAGAACTGTATGAATCTGCAACTATGTTCTCCTTTTCTTTGTCTCTTATTTTTCTCTCTCAAGATGTCATTTTTTCCCCGCCCCCCCTAATTCTTTATCTTTGATGAAGCTTGAACAACACGGTGCCTTTTGGAGATGTTTCAGTGAAACCTTGTCTGGTTTATCATGTAATTGTAATGAATAATATAGAACGGAGCTACTGATTTAGCAAGGAATATGGAACTTTGTCTTATTCGAAATGCAATTTAGGAATGTTTACTGATTATAGATGATTGGATGCAGCAGATTCAAGGTTTAAGATCGGACTGCAAGAGAATGCATATGTTTGTTGCATATCTCTTGATAAAATGGCATGTTAAATGAGAAGCTACTGCTTttgcatcatcttcttcttcatcctgtTCCGATTGCTTCCTTTGATTCGGTTTCAATGTTCTTTCTCGGGTGGCCTTCGCATGAGATCATTCTTCATGTAAGTCATTAGCCACTGATGCAACCTTCCCATGCGTGCGAGCAGTGTTCGAGTACAACAATAGCTTCCACAACGTGCTTGAGGTGACCAAGGCCGAGTACAATGCATGCAACGCCTCATCTCCGATTGCCACATACGCCACCGGTAATGACTCCATCACCATCAAGACCAAAGGCCACCACTACTTCCTCTGCGGCTTCCCCGGCCACTGTACCATCGGCCAGAAGGTGGACATCTACATCCCCAAGTCCTCCTCTGCTGCCCCTTCCACCTCCCCGGCTGCTGCCCCTTCCACCTCCCCGGCTGCTGCCCCTTCGAcaagcagcggcggcagcagcggcagcagcagcggtacCGGAGGCATCCCTGCACCGGCAGCTGCCCCGCGGTCCAGCGCTGGCACGAAGCCCGTGCCACAGGCGTTTGCCCTTGTTCTTGCTGTCTTCTCCTTCGTTGCCGTGGCCGGTGGCCTTGTTAGGCAGTAGTGATTGCTTGTCGTGAGTGGTAAGTAATAAGCTTGGCTCGTCGTCGTCGGACTGATGTGCTCATTTTTGGCGCTGTGGTGATTAGTATCAAACGATGTGAGAAACGTTGCCATGTTTACTTCACATTTGATTGTTTGTTGTTTGCATGTTTCCTCATGTCGCCAGTGACATGGTAATGTTAGAGTCTAAACTTTTGGTTGAGCCATTATAAAGATTCAGTGTGTTGTGATCACTGGCTCTACAAATCATTCGATGTTTCAGTGACATTTGTGGAATCCCAACAGAGCTCGTCTTCTTTTCCATTCTGCAAAGAACACAATAACATATGTAGTACAAAGGCCAACCCATTATTGTCCTTCCTCCAACCTTCACTGGTGGCGCAGAGAGACATGACATGAAAGTGGCGTATGATGGCATCCCGATCTAACCTTCGTGACCGAGTGCCCACCTCCTTCTTAATTAACTCCAGCAACAGCACCGGTGGAATACATGCCACTGCCGAGATATGCCAGAATCATAATAGGACATTGACATGAATGCGACTGAGCACACTTGGCAGTCCTGCTGCTTCCCGAGCATCACTCGTGATGGATCTTTGACAAGGAAGTAGATGCTTTTGACCCCAACTACCCTTCTTCGTCTTTAATGGCTTCGCCATGGCCACTGTACTACGGTTGCGTCAGGACCATTTCCACTGGGTTCCGGAAACTGGGTGGACGGCATGTGGTGTTCTTTTCTGCGTCAAAAGGGGGAGGATTCTCGCGCGTGAGCACAGAGCACTGCCGCGTCTTCCACCTGGTTTAAGCTGATAGCGTCAGGGTTGCATGCAGCAGACGTCATCCCCAGTCCTGTGAGTGTGCCAAGTTAGAAGGGAagtagaagaagatgatgatgatgaagtgcaactcccatgcatttaTAAGACGAAAGAGTTGTCATCAAACCTTGAATGGAGAGATGGAAGGGTGTGGGTATGAAAGGAGGACTGACTTGGTGGATTTAGAA harbors:
- the LOC135621983 gene encoding primary amine oxidase 1-like; this encodes MSPFFFLLLSFELACSYRHPHDPLTPSEISIVSSVIKTSHFGSSKSLSFHYVGLDEPDKPDLLEWSLCHRRSKEKALPPRRAFVIARSEGKTHEIYVDIASRSVVSDEVYEGFGYPMLTFEEEEAASALPFSYPPFVASVAKRGLALEDVLCTPLSVGWFGEAEQGRRRVKIACYLTGDTVNFYARPLEGVTVVVDLDALAIVEYEDRVVVPVPESAGTDYRAANQRPPFGPQTKPGAVVQPEGKGFEVDGHMIRWANWEFHLGFDVRAGTVISVASVKDSEVGTPRRVLHRGFVSELFIPYMDPSEEWYYKTFFDAGENGFGLSAVPLEPNADCPANAAFMDAHFAGRDGAPVRIPNALCVFERYAGDASWRHTEFGFPGQVITEVRPDVSLVVRMVSAVGNYDYVIDWEFKTSGSIKIGVSLTGILEVKGTRYTHADQIAGDEHGTLLARNTIGVYHDHFVTFHLDLDVDGPANSFVRSKLKTVRVTDGSSRRRSYWTVAKETAKTEADARVELGDEPGELLVVNPSKRTRMGNLVGYRVISHGATAASLLSDDDYPQIRASYSKNQVWVTAYNKSEKWAAGLYTDESRGDDNLAAWSRRNAGIEDTDIVLWYTAGFHHVPCQEDFPLMPLLSGGFELRPANFFESNPLIKTRPNGPVHLPNCSRNP
- the LOC103997610 gene encoding mavicyanin, whose amino-acid sequence is MEKVLAMATGLVALLLVAGAGPAEGAVYKVGDSAGWTIIGSPNYTAWAASKTFHMGDTIVFEYNNSFHNVLEVTKAEYNACNASSPIATYATGNDSITIKTKGHHYFLCGFPGHCTIGQKVDIYIPKSSSAAPSTSPAAAPSTSPAAAPSTSSGGSSGSSSGTGGIPAPAAAPRSSAGTKPVPQAFALVLAVFSFVAVAGGLVRQ